CCGTCGTTGCAGTACATCACGTTCGTCTCGGACACGGCCGTCACGCTGCTCTTCACCGCCGAAATGATAGCCAAAATGCACATCCGAGGTGTGCTCCATGTGAGTACACACAATCGCCATTTTTCCGCCGTGTTTGGTGTCTTGAAATCTAATCCTGTTACCCATTGACAGGGGGAGGTGCCTTACCTGAAGGATCATTGGTGCCAGTTCGATGCTTCCATGGTGAGCTTCCTGTGGATCTCCATTATTCTGCAGATTTTCGAGGTGCTCGAGATAGTTCCCAAGTAAGTGTGTTCCTTTGAGTTCGAGTACGAACGTATATGACCATCGAGTGTATACTCGTTGCAAACACTCGTTGCAAGCACTCGTTGCAAGCACTCGTTGTAAACACTCGTTGCAAACACAAATTTACAATCAATTTCCATGTTTTATATCCCAAAATTTAAGAGATATATTTATGTGATATATATCGCGTGGATACTCGTTGCATACACTCGTTGCAAAAACCAATTTGCATTTATTTTCCATTTCTGGTACTCCAAATTTAAAAGatacatttatatatatgtgATGTATAGAGTGGCTGAAACTCGCTGCAATTatttcattatattttccatatCTGGTAAGCCAAATTTAAGAGATATACCTGCGATTTACTGGATACTCATTGCAATCACTCGTTGTAAACCCtaatttaaattcaatttccaTATTTTATATCCCAAAATTTAATAGATATTTCGAGAGTATACTCGTTAAAAACACTCGTTGTAATCACTCGTTGTAACACTCGTTTTAAACCCCAATTTTAATTCAATTCTATTCTTCCGTATCTTGTATCCCAGCATTTAAGAGATATATCTATGTCATATATCGAGTGGATACTCATTGTAAACAGTAATTTTCATTCAATATCCATATCTTGTATTCCACATTTATGAGCTATATCCAGCACAGACCCTTCTCACATATATTTCTCTCATTTCCTTAGGTTTTCCTACCTCTCCATCATGCGTGCCCCACGGCCATTGATCATGATCCGTTTCCTGCGTGTCTTCCTTAAGTTTAGCATGCCGAAGAGTCGAATCAATCAGATCTTTAAGTGAGTATTTTTCGCATTTCTTTAAAAGTTTGCCAAAATACTAATGCTGTTCTGTGCTCTTCCCCTATAGACGATCGAGTCAACAGATATATAATGTAACGCTGTTCTTCCTGTTCTTCATGTCCCTCTACGGACTGTTGGGCGTTCAGTTCTTTGGCGAACTGAAGAATCACTGTGTGATGAACAATACGGAGTATGATCTGCTGGGCAGACCGTAAGTATTATCTTTGATATTCCACACataaaattaaattcattttgGTCTTCAATTTGCAGAGTTTTGACCATCAATTCGTTGGCCATACCGGACACCTTTTGCTCCATGGATCCGGACTCGGGGTATCAGTGCTCGCCGGGTATGCGGTGCATGAAGATGGACTTTCTCAGCAGCTATGTGATTGGATTCAATGGTTTCGAGGATATTGCCACGAGTATCTTTACGGTGTACCAGGCGGCCTCGCAGGAGGGCTGGGTGTTCATCATGTACCGGGCCATAGACTCACTGCCAGCCTGGCGGGCAGCCTTTTACTTTAGCACAATGATCTTCTTCCTGGCGTGGCTGGTGAAAAATGTGTTCATAGCTGTCATCACGGAGACCTTCAACGAGATACGCGTACAGTTCCAGCAGATGTGGGGCGCACGCGGTCACATCCAGAAGACGGCCGCCTCCCAGATACTGAGCGGCAACGATTCCGGCTGGCGGCTGGTCACCATCGATGACAACAAGCACGGCGGACTGGCGCCAGAGACGTGCCATGCTATACTCCGATCCCCGTACTTCCGGATGCTGGTGATGACTGTGATCCTGGCCAATGGCATTGTGACGGCCACCATGACGTTCAAGCACGATGGCCGGCCGCGTTCGGTGTTCTACGAGCGCTACTACTACATCGAGCTGGTGTTCACGTGCCTGCTCGACCTGGAGACCCTCTTCAAGATCTACTGCCTTGGCTGGCGGGGCTACTACAAGCATTCGATACACAAATTCGAACTGCTTTTGGCGGCGGGCACCACCCTGCACATTGTGCCCATGTTCTATCCGTCCGGGCTGACATACTTCCAGGTGCTGCGAGTGGTGCGACTGATCAAGGCCTCACCGATGCTGGAGGGCTTCGTCTACAAGATCTTTGGGCCGGGCAAGAAGCTCGGATCGTTGATTATCTTCACCATGTGCCTGCTGATCATCAGCTCCAGCATTTCGATGCAGTTGTTTTGCTTCCTGTGCGACTTCACCAAGTTCGAGTCGTTCCCGGAGGCGTTCATGAGCATGTTCCAGATCCTCACCCAGGAGGCCTGGGTGGAGGTAATGGACGAGACAATGATACGCACCAGCAAGACCCTCACACCGCTGGTCGCGGTCTACTTTATACTCTACCATCTGTTTGTCACCCTCATTGTGCTCAGTCTGTTCGTGGCGGTCATTTTGGATAACTTGGAGCTGGACGAGGACATCAAGAAGCTGAAGCAGCTCAAATTTCGCGAACAAAGCGCCGAGATCAAGGAGACCCTACCCTTCCGTCTGCGCATATTCGAGAAGTTCCCGGACTCCCCACAGATGACGATACTGCATCGCATACCCAACGACTTTATGCTGCCCAAGGTACGTGAGAGCTTCATGAAGCACTTTGTGATCGAGCTGGAGACGGAGGATCCCTCCCTGGTGGAGAACTGCAAGCGACCCATGTCCGAGTGCTGGGAATCGAATGTTGTCTTTCGCAAGCAAAAGCCTGTGCGGATTATGAACAAGACAGCGAAGGTAAGGGCTGCCGGCAGCAGTCTCCGCAAGCTGGCCATCACGCACATCATCAAGTGAGTAGCACCCCCTCCAAGTCACCCTCCCTTCCGGCAGTAAAGGCTAATTCTCTCTTCAATCCATGCAGTGACAGCAACAATCAACGTTTAATGCTGGGCGACTCGGCCATGTTACCTGTGGTGGGGACCAAGGGCGGCGGTGGCCTCAAATCGCAGGGCACCATCACCCACTCGAAGCCGTGGCGCGTCGATCAAAAGAAGTGAGTAGCTGGGCCCACCCTGCCCCTGCCTTTGATGTGTGTCCACTACCAATCCACAGGTTCGGCTCTCGTTCGATTCGTCGCAGCGTTCGCTCGGGCTCCATCAAGCTGAAGCAGACGTACGAGCATCTGATGGAGAACGGGGATATTGCGGCCGCCCCGAGGGCGAATTCGGGTCGGGCCAGGCCCCACGATCTGGACATTAAGCTGCTGCAGGCGAAGCGCCAGCAGGCAGAGATGCGACGCAATCAGCGGGAGGAGGATCTAAGAGAGAATCATCCGTTCTTTGACACGCCGCTGTTTCTGGTGCCGCGGGAGAGTCGCTTCCGAAAGATATGCCAGAGGATTGTCCATGCCCGCTACGATGCCAGGCTAAAGGATCCGCTGACGGGCAAGGAGCGCAAGGTCCAGTACAAGAGTTTACAGTAAGTCCATGTCCATTCCATCCAGGAGATCCCCACCAAAGAGAAGGAGAATAATCATTTCTTCTGTCCGCTTCGTTTTAGCAACTTTCTGGGCCTGGTCACGTACCTGGACTGGGTGATGATATTCGCCACGACGCTCTCCTGCATCTCGATGATGTTCGAGACGCCCAACTATCGGGTGATGGATCATCCGACGCTGCAAATAGCCGAGTATGGCTTCGTGATCTTCATGAGTCTTGAGCTGGCCCTCAAGATACTCGCCGACGGTCTGTTCTTTACGCCCAAGGCGTACATCAAGGATGTGGCAGCGGCCCTCGATGTGTTCATCTATGTGGTATCCACATCGTTTCTCTGCTGGATGCCACTCAACATACCCACCAATTCGGCAGCACAGCTCCTCATGATCCTGCGCTGTGTGCGTCCCCTGCGGATCTTCACCCTGGTGCCGCACATGCGCAAGGTCGTCTACGAGCTGTGCCGCGGCTTCAAGGAGATCCTCTTGGTATCCACGCTCCTCATACTCCTAATGTTCATCTTTGCCAGCTATGGGGTACAGCTCTATGGCGGACGGCTGGCCCGTTGCAACGATCCCACTATACCAAGGCGAGAGGATTGCGTTGGCGTCTTTATGCGCAGGGTTTTTGTGACGAAAATGAAGCTGACACCGGGTCCGGACGAGTCCTATCCGGCCATGCTGGTGCCGCGGGTGTGGGCCAATCCCCGGCGCTTCAATTTCGACAATATCGGGGACGCCATGCTGACGCTGTTCGAGGTTCTATCCTTCAAAGGCTGGCTGGACGTGCGCGATGTTCTCATCAAGGCTGTGGGTCCGGTAAGAAAATTGCACTCTCTTTCGCTTGCTCTTAATCTTTCTCTGATTTCTTCACGTGACTTCTGTGTGTGTCTTAACCTAGGTCCATGCCGTCTATATCCACATCTACATCTTCTTGGGCTGCATGATCGGCCTCACCCTGTTCGTGGGCGTGGTCATTGCCAATTATTCGGAGAACAAAGGCACAGCCCTGCTCACCGTCGACCAGCGACGATGGTGTGACCTCAAGAAGCGACTGAAGATTGCCCAGCCGTTGCACTTGCCGCCGCGACCCGATGGACGCAAGATCCGTGCCTTCACCTACGACATCACGCAGCACATCATCTTCAAGCGGGTGATCGCTGTGGTGGTGCTGATCAACAGCATGCTGCTCTCCATAACGGTGCGTCTCTGGGAAAGGGTCTTTTGACTGGGGACttagagccacaaattgtctGCTTTGAGAGCGCGGGTATTCTATTGTCTTTATTCTGTACTTACATGCAGTGGATCAAGGGCGAGGTGCATACGGAACGCCTGGTGATCGTCAGTGCGGTCCTGACCTTTGTCTTTGTGATTGAGGTGGTGATGAAGAACATTGCCTTTACACCGCGCGGCTATTGGCAGTCTAGGCGCAATCGTTATGATCTACTCGTCACCGTTGCCGGCGTCATTTGGATTATACTGCAGACGATATTGAGGGTAAGTTTGGATCCGATACCTGTCACACTGTCACCCTGCCGCACAATTTGAATCACCTTTCTAACCCATGTCTGAACTTTGACCTTTGATAGAACGATCTGTCGTACTTCTTTGGCTTCATGGTGGTCATCCTGCGCTTCTTCACCATCACCGGCAAGCACACCACACTGAAGATGCTCATGTTGACCGTGGGCGTGTCTGTATGCAAGTCCTTCTTCATTATCTTCGGCATGTTTCTGCTGGTATTCTTCTATGCGCTGGCCGGGACCATACTGTTTGGTGAGCCATCTCCGATTTCGGCTGGAAGCCCATGCTGATATTCCTCTCAATTTGTGTGTCATTCCAGGCACCGTGAAGTACGGCGAGGGCATTGGAAGGCGGGCAAATTTCGGTTCACCTGTGACCGGGGTGGCCATGCTCTTTCGGATTGTCACTGGCGAGGATTGGAACAAAATCATGCACGACTGTATGGTCCAGCCGCCGTACTGTACTCTGGGTAACAACTATTGGGAGACGGATTGTGGCAATTTTACGGCCAGTCTGATATACTTTTGCACCTTCTACGTGATCATTACGTACATTGTGCTCAACCTTTTAGTGGGTACGTGTGCCTGTCGGCTCTTGGTCTTGGATTGCTCTGGAAATACTTAAGAACTCTCCTCAAATTCCAGCTATTATCATGGAGAACTTTTCGCTGTTCTACTCGAATGAAGAGGACGCATTGCTCTCGTATGCGGATATACGCAATTTTCAGAACACCTGGAACATTGTCGACATTCATCAGCGGGGCGTTATACCCGTGCGGCGCGTGAAGTTCATACTGCGCCTGCTCAAGGGTCGACTCGAGTGCGATCCGCAAAAGGATCGCCTGCTGTTCAAGTATATGTGCTATGAGCTGGACAAGCTGCACAATGGCGAGGATGTCACCTTCCACGATGTCATCAAGTGAGTGCGAGCTTCCTTGGAGTCCAACCAATCTTTAAATCAAATTTTATTTCGCAGCATGCTGAGCTATCGCTCGGTGGACATACGCAAGGCTCTGCAGCTGGAGGAGCTGTTGGCGCGCGAGGAGTTCGAGTAcctggtggaggaggaggtggccaAAATGACCATTCGCACCTGGCTGGAGGGTTGCCTCAAAAAGATACGGGCCCAAAATGCCAGCGTAAGCATGCGACATCTACAATATTCTTACGGGTATCCTCTAATTGTCTTCTACGACTTTCAACTAATAGAAGCAGCAAAACTCGTTGATTGCTGGACTGAGGGCCACCAATGAGCAGCCCGTGATGCGGCCGAATGTGCAGGAGGATAAGGCGCCCATTGGGACGGCGGATAAGCCGGCCATCAGCACAATAAGCGGAGCAGTGGCGGGCACGTGTCCGCCGACCAGCGATGCCTTCTCGCCGACCTTCAGCTCGACGGAGAATGAGGAGAAGGATGCCAGCAGCAGTGCCGTGGCGCTGCCCCACTCGGAGCCGATTCCCGTTGTGGCCACGGTGGCGATAGCCCCGTCGGCAGCCCGTCACGTGATGTCGGTGGGCAAGCGGGCCTATGCCCTCAATCGTTCCGACTCAACGGGCAGTTCGGCGGGTCGCAAGTTCCTGGCACCCACCTCCAGTGATCCGCAGCAGCGCTCAACGCTGAGCGACAAGGAGCGGCTGCATATCAGCAGCCAGCAGCGGAAAAAGAACTCGATGACCACACTGCCGCACGCTGGACAGCTGGGGCAGCTGGGCAAGCAACGGGGAGGGGTGAGCAGCGACTCGGCCAGCAAGTCGGCCAGCTTCTTTGCTCAGCTGAATAGCGAGATTGGCCAGTTCCACTATCCGACAATAAACGCTGCCGCCGCCTACGGCCATGGCCTGGATCAGCACCATCATCTTCaccatcatcagcagcagcagcatccgcatccgcattcgcatcagcatcagcatcacgGGGGTGGTGCCGGTGCCATCGGCAGTCCCTCGGCGATGATGAGCCAAATGATCGGTGGCAGTGGGAAGCTGTTGCCATTCAACAATCAGGCGAATGCCGTCTACGAGGTGCACGACTGGTGGCAGGAGCAGGTACTCTGCACCCAGACCAGCGACGACGAGATCTAGCCAAAGGATGTCGATCTGGATGTGGATGTAgatctggatctggatctggatctAGACCAGAGCTGGATAAGATCGTGTAGTCCAATCGGAGCCTATTAACATTATAAACTAGTGGCCTAGagttttatatatataaaaaaaatgccTAAGTGTGTAATGCAAAATGTACATGTATCCGAGGCCTGAGAACGGTTAACACTTACCATAATTACGATAATAGCTATAGCGATATAGAGGATATATGATATATGTAAATGATATATGAGATATGAGATATGGGAAGATATAGCGGGttagatagagagagagacacataGGCGGACAAAAACCACAATTAGTTTCTAtgttctgttgttgtttgtgcGCTAGATGGATCAGATCAGTCTTTGTTATAGCTTAAATATATACAAAGAGATACTATATACaacatatagtatatatatattatatatatgcAATATGCGCAAATGGATGCAAGTACGACGTATAGTGCAAATTTATATAGCGAGAGCGGAGGCATAGAATTTCGTCAACTAGccaaaaaaaacagaaaaaaaaaccaaaacaaaagcaaTTCACTACAACTAAAACTCTTATGTATGGAAATCGCCAGAGATATAGAGAGAGCCCCCACCCACCCCTTTCATTCCAGGGATGCCAATATTTATACTAAAAGAAATACTTGATTCTAgatagacaaaaaaaaaaaccgaacaGATACCGGGGCACGCTCGAAAGGGTGAACAAAACCCAAAACAACCGAAGTGAACCGATTCAGAAGCCAAGAAGCATTAGTTATGCTTTTTATATTACATATAGCCTTATATTACCTCATAGAAAAAATGGCAAAAATGGCATTCGgcaagaagcagaagcagtTCCTGCCACccataaaaatacaaataaaagaaaacaaatatacatataatatatAGCCATTGTAGCAACCACATGTTAATAGATTATATCCGGCTTGAAAGCATATATCTGTTGTCCCCTCAGTTGTACAGCCGCCCTTGTGTACCCAGGGCGGGTCTTACCTCAGAGCCTGTTTTGCTGTAACAAATCGTGACACCAAAAGATCGTAACATTATAGGTCATACAAGATATATAGCTGCCATAGGAATACCATACCATAGTCAATGATGGAATGAAGGAATGATTGGAAGATAAGAATTTTAAATGAGAATAACTTTTTAGTTATTGACACGAAAGAAAGTAGAAGAAAAGTAATTCAATCAAAGTTTACAAGTTGTATGACAGAAACTAAATGTAAATCCTAAATCGTAAATCGTAAAACGCGTAAATCGTATAGGTATCGTATGTATATCGTAAATCGTTAAAATCAGTGAAATCAAAATTGGGATCAGTGTTGTGTATCCCTATAGaatctatctatctatgtATGTAAGAACGATAAGGATAGAAAACTGCCAAGAAAAGTAAGCCTTCATAAATTTACTTTAAATTGAATTCGCAACGCACAAATGTTTGCAATAATTGAACATAATTGTCaaagcacaacaacaacaacaacaacaacaacaacatgtTTGAAGACTGTACCTTGTGTTACATAATTATTGGAGAAAAATGCCCAGAAAACAAACAAGCCTATAACTAACACTTTTCAATTGCCCCACAATGAAATATCATAAACGTACTATTGATGAAGAGATATTCTTAACATAATCGTTATTAATTGTGTACAATCCACCATCGAATtcgaaaacaaacaaaaaacatataGGTGCAATCATTAGGAAAAATTGTTATAGGAACAAATATATACTACATACTTGACTTGACTTTCTTCGGTTCGTTCACTCTGTCGAGCGTGCACTGTATACGGGTGCAACAAATTACACAGAAAGACAGACACAACAGAGAACAGagaacacacaaacacatactATAGAACGAGATGCCTAttatcaaagactatacaataccttCTGACCATGGCTGGTCTGAATCATGCCCAAGCAATGTAGATATTTTTGCTATCTTGCGACCTAAAAGGGTCTCGAGTCTCGATCTATGTACGTTGTGTGTCGCCAAAGACTGTGTATTTTTTGCTAAAGAACAACCGGACAGAAAATAACGTCGCTTTAAAGCCTTTGTATTTGTTGAAGGATTCTGGGACCCAGACGAGCTGAGCAGCCGAACACGGGTATGTAGGAGGGGGGTCGTCATAACAaaaacagctttttggtcgctcatgcaacaccttggtattgtatagtctttgctaTTATCTAttaaatattttgtggatAGCGAAAAGATCAAGAACAACTCAGCACAAATGAATATTaaagttattattattattattactctCTTACCGACAAAATGTGTCCGCAAGCAAATACAAGCCAAATGCAAAAGCAAAGCTCCATTCACATGCGACTACACCGAAAAAAGAAGcgtaataaaaacaaaaaatcgTTGAAATTGCAAAacgttttaaaaaaaaacgacgACTACTCTTGAATGGTTCGGTTCAATGGGTCATGAATTGAATGGTTGGTGGAGTGACAGAATGCTGTCTGTGTTGAACGTGAGCCCTTGGCCCTGAAGTCCAACTACATACAGCCGATGGCTTACGCAAGTCGATGCCGATGGGCATGGACAGGGCGACAGGCTTATGGAATCCGGAGCGTGCTTGGGTCGGGGCCAACGCATCCGTCGGGGGATAGATCGAGGTAACACTTTCGTGACGTCGATGGAATGCAAATTTTAGCACAGACCTGAACCTGACAAACGCCCTAGGGGCGGTAAACCCTTAAATATGGTATCTGTGTGGGCGGGAAAGCTCAGTATCGAGGGTGTCGCTCGAGTGCACGGATCGCCCGCCAAACAGGATACAGGACACAGGATAAACGCTGGCAAAAGCAAAAGGCAGCAACACGTTGACAAGATGCAACTGTTCGTCATTTGCCTTCTGGCGGCCACCACAGCCGCCTTTACCCTCTTCGGGCCACACATTCGCATCGTTCCGGGCGCGAAGCCGAACGAGATTTTGCTCCACTTCCGTAATCCCTGCAATAATAAGACCAGCACCACTACCCTAAGGCCGCCGCAGCCACCCTGCAAGCAGCATCCCACCACGCCGGCCTGCGAGCACAGGATCACCAGTCCAGCGCCCACAAAGACACCTTGCCCGCACGACACGACAACACCACACCACTGTGGCACCCCATTCCCAACCACCCCGTCCAGTGACTGCGGACACAGCACGACAACTCCGCACGACTGCGGGCCAGGTCCCACGACAAGCAGGGCTACCACCCCCAAGCCAACATTCGAAACCACAATAAAGACAACCCATAAGACCACGACTCCGACACCAACACAGCCAACGACTGCAAagcccacagatgcaacaaccaagccgacgactgtgaaaccatcagagacaacgactgccaaacccacagatgcaacaaccaagccgacgactctgaaaccatcagagacaacgactgccaaacccacagatgcaacaaccaagccgacgactctgaaaccatcagagacaacgactgctaagcccacagatgcaacaaccaagccgacgactctgaaaccatcagagacaacgactgctaagcccacagatgcaacaaccaagccgacgactctgaaaccatcagatacaacgactgccaaacccacagatgcaacaaccaagccgacgactctaaaaccatcagagacaacgactgccaaacccacagatgcaacaaccaagccgacgactctgaaaccatcagagacaacgactgccaaacccacagatgcaacaaccaagccgacgactctgaaaccatcagagacaacgactgctaagcccacagatgcaacaactaagccgacgactctgaaaccatcagagacaacgactgccaaacccacagatgcaacaaccaagccgacgactctgaaaccatcagagacaacgactgctaagcccacagatgcaacaaccaagccgacgactctgaaaccatcagatacaacgactgccaaacccacagatgcaacaaccaagccgacgactctgaaaccatcagagacaacgactgctaagcccacagatgcaacaactaagccgacgactctgaaaacatcagagacaacgactgctaagcccacagatgcaacaaccaagccgacgactctgaaaccatcagagacaacgactgctaagcccacagatgcaacaaccaagccgacgactctgaaaccatcagagacaacgactgccaaacccacagatgcaacaaccaagccaacgactctgaaaccatcagagacaacgactgctaagcccacagatgcaacaaccaagccgacgactctgaaaccatcagaTACAACGACTGCTAAGCCCACAGATAcaacaaccaagccgacgactctgaaaccatcagagacaacgactgccaaacctacagatgcaacaaccaagccgacgactctgaaaccatcagagacaacgactgctaagcccacagatgcaacaaacaagccgacgactctgaaaccatcagagacaacgactgccaaacctacagatgcaacaaccaaaccgacgactctgaaaccatcagagacaacgactgccaaacccacagatgcaacaaccaagccgacgactctgaaaccatcagagacaacgactgccaaacccacagatgcaacaaccaagccgacgactctgaaaccatcagagacaacgactgccaaacccacagatgcaacaaccaagccgacgactctgaaaccatcagagacaacgactgccaagcccacagatgcaacaaccaagccgacgactctgaaaccatcagagacaacgactgccaaacccacagatgcaacaaccaagccgacgactctgaaaccatcagagacaacgactgctaagcccacagatgcaacaaccaagccgacgactctgaaaccatcagagacaacgactgctaagcccacagatgcaacagccaagccgacgactctgaaaccatcagagacaacgactgccaaacccacagatgcaacaaccaagccgacgactctgaaaccatcagagacaacgactgccaaacccacagatgcaacaaccaagccgacgactctgaaaccatcagagacaacgactgccaagcccacagatgcaacaaccaagccgacgactctgaaaccatcagagacatcgactgccaaacccacagatgcaacaaccaagccgacgactctgaaaccatcagagacaacgactgccaagcccacagatgcaacaaccaagccgacgactctgaaaccatcagagacaacgactgccaagcccacagatgcaacaactaagccgacgactctgaaaccatcagagacaacgactgctaagcccacagatgcaacaaccaagccgacgactctgaaaccatcagagacaacgactgccaaacccacagatgcaacaaccaagccgacgactctgaaaccatcagagacaacgactgccaaacccacagatgcaacaaccaagccgacgactctgaaaccatcagagacaacgactgctAAGCCCACAGATAcaacaaccaagccgacgactctgaaaccatcagagacaacgactgtCAAACCtacagatgcaacaaccaagccgacgactctgaaaccatcagagacaacgactgctaagcccacagatgcaacaaacaagccgacgactctgaaaccatcagagacaacgactgccaaacccacagatgcaacaaccaagccgacgactctgaaaccatcagagacaacgactgccaagcccacagatgcaacaaccaagccgacgactctgaaaccatcagagacaacgacttCTAagcccacagatgcaacaaccaagccgacgactctgaaaccatcagagacaacgactgccaaacccacagatgcaacaaccaagccgacgactctgaaaccatcagagacaacgactgctaagcccacagatgcaacaaccaagccgacgactctgaaaccatcagagacaacgactgctaagcccacagatgcaacaaccaagccgacgactctgaaaccatcagagacaacgactgccaaacccacagatgcaacaaccaagccgacgactctgaaaccatcagagacaacgactgctaagcccacagatgcaacaaccaagccgacgactctgaaaccatcagagacaacgactgccaaacccacagatgcaacaaccaagccgacgactctgaaaccatcagagacaacgactgctaagcccacagatgcaacaaccaagccgacgactctgaaaccatcagagacaacgacttCTAagcccacagatgcaacaaccaagccgacgactctgaaaccatcagagacaacgactgctaagcccacagatgcaacaaccaagccgacgactctgaaaccatcagagacaacgactgctaagcccacagatgcaacaaccaagccgacgactctgaaaccatcagagacaacgactgccaaacccacagatgcaacaaccaagccgacgactctgaaaccatcagagacaacgactgctaagcccacagatgcaacaaccaagccgacgactctgaaaccatcagagacaacgactgccaaacccacagatgc
The Drosophila miranda strain MSH22 chromosome XL, D.miranda_PacBio2.1, whole genome shotgun sequence genome window above contains:
- the LOC108154463 gene encoding sodium leak channel non-selective protein isoform X1, with the translated sequence MIDRLQIRRLGAAARNKRAGGGGGAGQGAAAATAAGAAGASGASSAGAAAAGGSGSGSGGGGGGIATSSGGGGSFHSRSHSASGINTPATASTSSSSGNSLTPQQQQQHPHPAHAHPLTHPHHHPHPHPHPHPLHHPHPHPLHHPHPHPLHSHPHPHLRHTQQAATGSQFTFNPSPGSSPGNGLPGARQDAASALNSPTTIVNSGSGSGGGSSTLAYGMQQPLQQQQQAGGSSTTAAPSTTGLGSSQAASSGHNNGAGLGMGLGMGLAAGGIGVGVGGGGGGGLNLLGGIGGLGSMGGGAAAAGLGICGGISSTVGSAAITGVPPIGLGIATGIGNKIMLGRKQSLKGGEPFLADYGPEESLNESADIEWVNKLWVRRLMRLCALVSLTSVSLNTPKTFERYPSLQYITFVSDTAVTLLFTAEMIAKMHIRGVLHGEVPYLKDHWCQFDASMVSFLWISIILQIFEVLEIVPKFSYLSIMRAPRPLIMIRFLRVFLKFSMPKSRINQIFKRSSQQIYNVTLFFLFFMSLYGLLGVQFFGELKNHCVMNNTEYDLLGRPVLTINSLAIPDTFCSMDPDSGYQCSPGMRCMKMDFLSSYVIGFNGFEDIATSIFTVYQAASQEGWVFIMYRAIDSLPAWRAAFYFSTMIFFLAWLVKNVFIAVITETFNEIRVQFQQMWGARGHIQKTAASQILSGNDSGWRLVTIDDNKHGGLAPETCHAILRSPYFRMLVMTVILANGIVTATMTFKHDGRPRSVFYERYYYIELVFTCLLDLETLFKIYCLGWRGYYKHSIHKFELLLAAGTTLHIVPMFYPSGLTYFQVLRVVRLIKASPMLEGFVYKIFGPGKKLGSLIIFTMCLLIISSSISMQLFCFLCDFTKFESFPEAFMSMFQILTQEAWVEVMDETMIRTSKTLTPLVAVYFILYHLFVTLIVLSLFVAVILDNLELDEDIKKLKQLKFREQSAEIKETLPFRLRIFEKFPDSPQMTILHRIPNDFMLPKVRESFMKHFVIELETEDPSLVENCKRPMSECWESNVVFRKQKPVRIMNKTAKVRAAGSSLRKLAITHIINDSNNQRLMLGDSAMLPVVGTKGGGGLKSQGTITHSKPWRVDQKKFGSRSIRRSVRSGSIKLKQTYEHLMENGDIAAAPRANSGRARPHDLDIKLLQAKRQQAEMRRNQREEDLRENHPFFDTPLFLVPRESRFRKICQRIVHARYDARLKDPLTGKERKVQYKSLHNFLGLVTYLDWVMIFATTLSCISMMFETPNYRVMDHPTLQIAEYGFVIFMSLELALKILADGLFFTPKAYIKDVAAALDVFIYVVSTSFLCWMPLNIPTNSAAQLLMILRCVRPLRIFTLVPHMRKVVYELCRGFKEILLVSTLLILLMFIFASYGVQLYGGRLARCNDPTIPRREDCVGVFMRRVFVTKMKLTPGPDESYPAMLVPRVWANPRRFNFDNIGDAMLTLFEVLSFKGWLDVRDVLIKAVGPVHAVYIHIYIFLGCMIGLTLFVGVVIANYSENKGTALLTVDQRRWCDLKKRLKIAQPLHLPPRPDGRKIRAFTYDITQHIIFKRVIAVVVLINSMLLSITWIKGEVHTERLVIVSAVLTFVFVIEVVMKNIAFTPRGYWQSRRNRYDLLVTVAGVIWIILQTILRNDLSYFFGFMVVILRFFTITGKHTTLKMLMLTVGVSVCKSFFIIFGMFLLVFFYALAGTILFGTVKYGEGIGRRANFGSPVTGVAMLFRIVTGEDWNKIMHDCMVQPPYCTLGNNYWETDCGNFTASLIYFCTFYVIITYIVLNLLVAIIMENFSLFYSNEEDALLSYADIRNFQNTWNIVDIHQRGVIPVRRVKFILRLLKGRLECDPQKDRLLFKYMCYELDKLHNGEDVTFHDVINMLSYRSVDIRKALQLEELLAREEFEYLVEEEVAKMTIRTWLEGCLKKIRAQNASKQQNSLIAGLRATNEQPVMRPNVQEDKAPIGTADKPAISTISGAVAGTCPPTSDAFSPTFSSTENEEKDASSSAVALPHSEPIPVVATVAIAPSAARHVMSVGKRAYALNRSDSTGSSAGRKFLAPTSSDPQQRSTLSDKERLHISSQQRKKNSMTTLPHAGQLGQLGKQRGGVSSDSASKSASFFAQLNSEIGQFHYPTINAAAAYGHGLDQHHHLHHHQQQQHPHPHSHQHQHHGGGAGAIGSPSAMMSQMIGGSGKLLPFNNQANAVYEVHDWWQEQVLCTQTSDDEI